The DNA window ACCCGCGGAGTTCCAGGACAACCCGATCACCCGCGGCGAGCTCGCCGCCCTGCAGGAAGATCCGCCCCAGTGGCTTCAGGATCTGAGAAAAAACGGGCCGCACCCGAAGAATCTCGTCGCAGCCAAGCTGGGCGTCTCGATCGCGGGTCTTGGACGTGGCGGCGTCGTTGATGCGCTGACCACCGAGCAGATCAATGCACTGGTCGAGGAGAGTCCGCCCT is part of the Mycolicibacterium tusciae JS617 genome and encodes:
- a CDS encoding DUF5997 family protein, with translation MSRPNAQSMKPATAAKKLDVYLPATPAEFQDNPITRGELAALQEDPPQWLQDLRKNGPHPKNLVAAKLGVSIAGLGRGGVVDALTTEQINALVEESPPWLIAERESYQAVLTEQRRLKALRAEG